A stretch of the Chitiniphilus purpureus genome encodes the following:
- a CDS encoding cold-shock protein, which translates to MATGTVKWFNDSKGFGFITPDEGGEDIFAHFSAINMPGFKTLKEGQRVSFEVAQGPKGKQAANIQST; encoded by the coding sequence ATGGCTACGGGTACCGTAAAGTGGTTCAATGATTCCAAAGGCTTTGGCTTTATCACTCCGGATGAGGGCGGCGAAGACATCTTCGCTCACTTCTCCGCAATCAATATGCCCGGCTTCAAGACCTTGAAGGAAGGCCAGCGCGTCTCCTTCGAAGTCGCCCAAGGCCCCAAGGGCAAGCAAGCCGCCAACATCCAGTCGACCTGA
- the icd gene encoding NADP-dependent isocitrate dehydrogenase, whose amino-acid sequence MSHIKAPAEGAKIVPNLATPDNPIIPFIEGDGIGVDITPVMKDVVDAAVSKCYGGSRKIHWMEIYCGEKAAKLYGNDTYLPQETLDALKEYVVSIKGPLATPVGGGIRSLNVALRQQLDLYVCLRPVRYFQGVPSPVKKPELIDMVIFRENTEDIYAGIEWDAQSDGAKKVIEFLQEQMGVKKIRFPASSSIGIKPVSKEGTERLVRKAIQYAIDNNRKSVTLVHKGNIMKFTEGMFRTWGYELAKSEFGGVEIDGGPWVQLPNGIVIKDVIADAFLQQILLRPAEYDVIATLNLNGDYISDALAAEVGGIGIAPGANLSDNVACFEATHGTAPKYAGQDKVNPGSLLLSAEMMLRHMGWKEAADLIISAMEKTIQDKIVTYDFARLMDGAQEVSCSAFGKAIIARM is encoded by the coding sequence ATGAGCCATATCAAGGCGCCTGCAGAAGGTGCGAAGATCGTCCCGAACCTCGCCACCCCGGACAATCCGATCATCCCGTTCATCGAAGGTGACGGCATCGGCGTCGACATCACCCCGGTGATGAAGGACGTGGTCGATGCAGCGGTAAGCAAGTGCTACGGCGGCAGCCGCAAGATCCACTGGATGGAAATCTACTGCGGCGAGAAGGCGGCCAAGCTGTACGGCAACGATACCTACCTGCCGCAGGAAACCCTGGACGCGCTCAAGGAATATGTGGTCTCGATCAAGGGCCCGCTCGCCACGCCGGTCGGCGGCGGCATCCGCTCGTTGAACGTGGCTCTGCGCCAGCAGCTGGATCTGTATGTCTGCCTGCGCCCGGTACGCTACTTCCAGGGTGTGCCCTCCCCGGTGAAGAAGCCCGAACTCATCGACATGGTGATCTTCCGCGAGAACACCGAGGACATCTACGCCGGCATCGAATGGGATGCCCAGTCCGATGGCGCCAAGAAGGTCATCGAGTTCCTGCAGGAACAGATGGGCGTCAAGAAGATCCGCTTCCCCGCCTCGTCCAGCATCGGCATCAAGCCGGTGAGCAAGGAAGGGACCGAGCGCCTGGTGCGCAAGGCCATCCAGTACGCCATCGACAACAACCGCAAGTCCGTGACGCTTGTCCACAAGGGCAACATCATGAAGTTCACGGAAGGCATGTTCCGCACCTGGGGCTATGAGCTTGCCAAGAGCGAGTTCGGTGGCGTCGAGATCGACGGCGGCCCGTGGGTGCAGCTGCCCAACGGCATCGTGATCAAGGATGTGATCGCCGATGCGTTCCTGCAGCAGATCCTGCTGCGCCCGGCCGAGTACGACGTGATCGCCACCCTGAACCTGAACGGCGACTACATCTCGGATGCACTGGCAGCCGAAGTCGGCGGCATTGGCATCGCCCCGGGTGCCAACCTGTCGGACAACGTGGCCTGCTTCGAAGCCACCCACGGCACCGCCCCCAAGTACGCCGGCCAGGACAAGGTGAACCCGGGTTCGCTCTTGCTGTCCGCCGAGATGATGCTGCGCCACATGGGTTGGAAGGAAGCGGCCGATCTCATCATCAGCGCGATGGAAAAGACCATCCAGGACAAGATCGTGACCTACGATTTCGCCCGGCTGATGGACGGCGCCCAGGAAGTATCGTGCTCCGCGTTCGGCAAGGCCATCATTGCACGGATGTGA
- a CDS encoding pseudouridine synthase has translation MAKLILLNKPYGVICQFSPSPPHPTLADYVPVKDVYPAGRLDTDSEGLVLLTDSGPLQARIADPRHKLPKTYWVQVEGEPDDAALAPLCQGVDLGDFVTRPAQVRRIVEPVGLWPRNPPVRFRSAIPTSWLEIVITEGKNRQVRRMTARIGFPTLRLVRWAVGSWTLAALESGQWRGIDVPLPATAGAVHGAARGPKRRGRRGPNRPG, from the coding sequence ATGGCCAAACTGATCCTGCTCAACAAGCCTTACGGGGTGATCTGCCAGTTTTCCCCGAGCCCGCCCCACCCGACCCTGGCCGACTATGTGCCGGTCAAGGACGTCTATCCGGCAGGCCGGCTCGACACCGACTCGGAAGGGCTGGTGCTGCTGACCGATTCGGGGCCGTTGCAGGCGCGTATTGCCGATCCCCGGCACAAATTGCCCAAGACCTATTGGGTCCAGGTCGAGGGCGAGCCCGACGATGCTGCGCTTGCGCCGTTGTGCCAGGGTGTCGATCTGGGGGATTTCGTCACCCGCCCGGCCCAGGTGCGCCGGATCGTCGAGCCGGTGGGCCTGTGGCCGCGCAATCCGCCGGTCCGCTTCCGGTCCGCGATCCCGACGAGCTGGCTCGAAATCGTGATCACCGAAGGCAAGAACCGCCAGGTGCGGCGCATGACGGCCAGGATCGGTTTTCCGACGCTGCGCCTGGTGCGTTGGGCAGTCGGTTCGTGGACGCTCGCTGCGCTGGAGAGCGGCCAGTGGCGCGGGATCGATGTGCCGTTGCCTGCCACGGCCGGTGCGGTACACGGTGCCGCCAGGGGGCCGAAACGACGTGGGCGGCGTGGCCCGAATCGCCCTGGATAG
- a CDS encoding NUDIX hydrolase: MWKPNATVAAVIERDGRFLLVEERILGARKLNQPAGHLEAGEGLVAACVRETLEESAYRFKPTALVGIYQWSPPERPGLTYLRFAFCGDVLGHVAGHTLDDGIEAAVWLGYDEIVARQAEHRSPLLLACIDDYLAGCRYPLALLRDFDRPASTLGAA, encoded by the coding sequence ATGTGGAAGCCCAATGCCACCGTCGCCGCCGTGATCGAGCGCGACGGCCGATTCCTGTTGGTCGAGGAGCGCATCCTCGGCGCGCGCAAGCTCAACCAGCCTGCGGGACATCTGGAGGCGGGCGAGGGCCTCGTGGCGGCCTGCGTGCGTGAGACGCTGGAAGAGAGCGCCTATCGTTTCAAGCCGACCGCCCTTGTCGGTATCTATCAGTGGAGCCCGCCCGAGCGACCCGGATTGACCTATCTGCGCTTTGCCTTCTGCGGCGACGTGCTGGGGCACGTGGCAGGGCATACGCTGGATGACGGCATCGAAGCGGCGGTCTGGCTGGGCTACGACGAGATCGTGGCCCGGCAGGCCGAACACCGCAGCCCCTTGCTGCTCGCCTGTATCGACGACTACCTGGCCGGATGCCGCTACCCGCTGGCGTTGCTGCGTGACTTCGACCGGCCGGCTTCGACCTTGGGGGCGGCATGA
- the mnmA gene encoding tRNA 2-thiouridine(34) synthase MnmA: MSDKIVIGLSGGVDSSVSAHLLKAQGYDVHGVFMQNWEDDNNDEYCSIKEDSMDAIAVADLLGIDIELVNFAKEYKDRVFSYFLAEYSAGRTPNPDILCNSEIKFRCFLDYAIALGGAKMATGHYCGNRLRSDGRTELIRAVDEGKDQTYFLYRLSQEQVSQAVFPLGGLRKSEVRRIAEEIGLPNARKKDSTGICFIGERPFREFLNRYLPRQPGMMVTPEGRVMGEHMGLMYYTLGQRSGLGIGGDKAGSGEPWFVGGKNPETNELIVVQGHDHPLLLKHTLVANDCAWILGEMPAEGRYTAKTRYRQQDAACALQHIEGGVRLDFDEAQWAVTPGQSMVLYQGEVCLGGGVIQA, encoded by the coding sequence ATGAGCGACAAGATCGTGATCGGCCTGTCGGGCGGTGTCGATTCCTCGGTCAGTGCCCATCTGTTGAAGGCGCAGGGCTACGATGTGCACGGCGTGTTCATGCAGAACTGGGAGGACGACAACAACGACGAGTACTGCTCGATCAAGGAAGACAGCATGGACGCCATCGCGGTGGCGGACCTCCTGGGCATCGACATCGAGCTGGTCAACTTCGCCAAGGAATACAAGGACCGGGTGTTCTCGTACTTCCTGGCTGAGTATTCTGCCGGCCGCACCCCGAACCCGGACATCCTGTGCAACAGCGAGATCAAGTTCCGCTGTTTTCTGGACTACGCCATCGCCCTGGGCGGCGCCAAGATGGCGACCGGCCACTATTGTGGCAACCGGCTGCGCAGTGACGGGCGCACCGAGCTGATCCGCGCGGTGGATGAGGGCAAGGACCAGACCTATTTCCTGTATCGTCTGAGCCAGGAGCAGGTGAGCCAGGCGGTGTTCCCGCTGGGCGGCCTGCGCAAGAGCGAGGTACGCCGGATCGCCGAGGAGATCGGCCTGCCCAACGCCAGGAAGAAGGACAGCACCGGCATCTGCTTCATCGGCGAGCGACCGTTCCGCGAATTCCTCAATCGCTATCTGCCCAGGCAGCCCGGCATGATGGTGACCCCAGAAGGGCGGGTGATGGGCGAGCACATGGGGCTGATGTACTACACCTTGGGGCAGCGTTCCGGCCTTGGCATCGGCGGCGACAAGGCCGGCAGCGGCGAGCCATGGTTCGTCGGCGGCAAGAATCCCGAGACCAACGAGCTGATCGTGGTGCAGGGGCACGATCATCCGTTGTTGTTGAAGCACACGCTGGTGGCCAACGACTGCGCGTGGATCCTCGGCGAAATGCCGGCCGAAGGCCGCTATACCGCCAAGACCCGCTATCGCCAGCAGGACGCAGCGTGCGCGTTGCAGCACATCGAGGGCGGTGTCAGGCTCGATTTCGACGAGGCGCAGTGGGCGGTGACGCCGGGGCAGTCGATGGTGCTGTACCAGGGCGAGGTGTGCCTCGGCGGCGGCGTCATCCAGGCATAG
- a CDS encoding TRAP transporter large permease: protein MTAVASAPKPLAARWPLGIGAALVALALLGGQKALIFCLLIALMLTGMPISIALGLTVLAFLFTMTQVPIEAVALKLFTGIEKFEIMAIPFFILAGNFLTHGGVARRMIDFATAMVGHWHGGLGLAGVVACALFAAVSGSSPATVVAIGTIILPAMVRQGFPRRFGAGVITTSGALGILIPPSIVMVMYSVATNTSVGALFMAGVIPGLLLAALLGLVAWWRARRHGYPRLPRASWRTRWHALRRAIWGLLLIAVVMGGIYSGMFTPTEAAAMSAVYAFVVAVFIYRDLPLKAVGKVLLGSAAMSAMLLYIITNAVLFSFLMAHENIPQMLSDWLLGMGLGPIAFLLAVNLLLLLAGNVMEPSSIVLIFAPILFPVAVALGIDPVHFGILIVVNMEVGMCHPPVGLNLYVASGITRMGITELTVAVWPWLLAMLGFLLLVTYVPALSTWLPRTLGMMG, encoded by the coding sequence ATGACCGCTGTGGCATCCGCCCCCAAGCCGCTGGCGGCCCGCTGGCCGCTCGGCATCGGCGCCGCGCTGGTGGCGCTGGCGCTGCTGGGCGGTCAGAAGGCGCTGATCTTCTGCCTGCTGATCGCCCTGATGCTGACCGGCATGCCGATCTCGATCGCGCTCGGCCTCACCGTGCTGGCCTTCCTGTTCACCATGACCCAGGTGCCGATCGAAGCGGTGGCGCTCAAGCTGTTCACCGGGATCGAGAAGTTCGAGATCATGGCCATCCCCTTCTTCATCCTCGCCGGCAACTTCCTGACCCACGGCGGCGTGGCGCGGCGGATGATCGATTTCGCCACTGCCATGGTCGGTCACTGGCATGGCGGCCTGGGCTTGGCCGGGGTGGTCGCCTGCGCGCTGTTCGCCGCAGTATCGGGCTCCAGCCCGGCCACGGTGGTGGCCATCGGCACCATCATCCTGCCGGCGATGGTCAGACAAGGGTTTCCCCGCCGATTCGGCGCAGGCGTCATCACCACGTCGGGCGCACTGGGCATCCTGATCCCGCCCTCCATCGTGATGGTGATGTACTCGGTGGCAACCAATACCTCGGTCGGCGCGCTGTTCATGGCCGGCGTGATCCCGGGGCTGCTGCTGGCGGCGCTGCTGGGCCTGGTGGCCTGGTGGCGGGCGCGCAGGCACGGCTATCCGCGCCTGCCGCGTGCCAGCTGGCGCACACGCTGGCATGCGCTGCGCCGGGCCATCTGGGGTCTGCTGCTGATCGCGGTGGTGATGGGCGGCATCTACAGCGGCATGTTCACACCGACCGAGGCGGCGGCGATGAGCGCGGTCTACGCCTTCGTGGTCGCCGTGTTCATCTATCGCGACCTGCCCCTCAAAGCGGTCGGCAAAGTGCTGCTCGGCTCGGCCGCCATGAGCGCCATGCTGCTTTACATCATCACCAATGCAGTGCTGTTCTCGTTCCTGATGGCGCACGAGAACATTCCGCAGATGCTGTCGGACTGGCTGCTCGGGATGGGGTTGGGGCCGATCGCCTTCCTGCTGGCGGTGAACCTGCTGCTGTTGCTGGCCGGCAACGTGATGGAGCCCTCGTCCATCGTGCTGATCTTCGCCCCCATCCTGTTCCCGGTCGCGGTGGCGCTGGGCATCGACCCGGTGCACTTTGGCATCCTGATCGTGGTGAACATGGAGGTGGGCATGTGCCACCCGCCGGTCGGGCTCAATCTGTATGTGGCCTCGGGCATCACCCGGATGGGCATCACCGAGCTGACCGTGGCGGTATGGCCCTGGCTGCTCGCGATGCTGGGCTTCCTGCTGCTGGTGACCTACGTGCCCGCGCTCTCGACCTGGCTGCCACGCACGCTGGGCATGATGGGGTGA
- a CDS encoding TRAP transporter small permease — MRMLDRLEEWFIALLMASATLVIFVAVLHRYASGLAIAGLQDWLLGLNLAWAQELCIYLLVWMAKFGAAYGVRTGIHVGVDVLVDRLDARYRKLCILAALAAGALFTGIVGTLGAAFVWEIAHTDQTSADLEVPMWLVYLAVPCGSYLMCLRFLQVGWGFLCHGALPRHDHGQVDGLEEELQGARA; from the coding sequence ATGCGCATGCTCGACCGTCTTGAGGAGTGGTTCATCGCCTTGCTGATGGCCAGCGCCACCCTTGTCATCTTCGTCGCCGTGCTGCATCGCTACGCCTCGGGCCTGGCGATTGCGGGGCTGCAGGATTGGCTGCTCGGCCTCAACCTTGCCTGGGCGCAGGAGCTGTGCATCTACCTGCTGGTCTGGATGGCTAAGTTCGGGGCCGCCTACGGTGTGCGCACCGGGATCCATGTCGGCGTCGACGTGCTGGTGGACCGGCTCGATGCACGTTACCGCAAGCTGTGCATCCTGGCCGCACTGGCCGCGGGCGCGTTGTTCACCGGCATCGTCGGCACGCTGGGCGCGGCCTTCGTCTGGGAAATCGCCCACACCGACCAGACCTCGGCCGACCTGGAAGTGCCGATGTGGCTGGTCTACCTCGCCGTGCCGTGCGGCTCCTACCTGATGTGCCTGCGTTTCCTGCAGGTGGGCTGGGGCTTCCTATGCCACGGCGCGCTGCCGCGCCATGACCACGGCCAGGTGGATGGGCTGGAAGAGGAACTGCAAGGAGCGCGCGCATGA